The following proteins are encoded in a genomic region of Sorangiineae bacterium MSr12523:
- a CDS encoding enoyl-CoA hydratase-related protein, translating into MNLPECTNLELRLDAGVLYVTFNRPESRNAMSSGTVDELLATFEAIADDRSVRAVVLRGKDGNFCAGGDIKEMARIRASIGTVEGDPVAAYNRKFGTMLERVNAAPQATVAILEGAVLGGGFGLACVTDVAIARRDASFGLPETGIGVFPAQIAPFVVQRIGLSHARRLGVCGARFDGAEALRLGLVHLVAEAEEDLDELLRTTLSQIRRCAPHANAVTKELMLASLHTELGTLLDDAARRFSEASRGPEAAEGAMAFLEKRKPNWA; encoded by the coding sequence ATGAACCTTCCCGAGTGCACGAACCTCGAGCTTCGGCTCGATGCAGGCGTCCTTTACGTCACCTTCAACCGGCCGGAGTCGCGCAATGCCATGTCGTCGGGCACGGTCGACGAGCTGCTGGCCACGTTCGAGGCCATTGCGGACGACCGCAGTGTGCGCGCGGTGGTGCTGCGCGGTAAGGACGGGAATTTCTGCGCCGGCGGGGACATCAAGGAGATGGCCCGCATCCGCGCATCGATCGGCACCGTCGAAGGCGATCCGGTGGCTGCGTACAATCGCAAATTCGGCACGATGCTCGAGCGCGTGAACGCAGCACCGCAGGCGACGGTGGCCATCCTCGAAGGCGCGGTGCTGGGCGGCGGTTTCGGGCTGGCCTGCGTCACCGACGTGGCCATTGCCCGCCGGGATGCCAGCTTTGGGCTACCGGAGACGGGCATCGGTGTATTCCCCGCCCAGATCGCCCCCTTCGTGGTGCAGCGCATCGGCCTTTCGCATGCGCGGAGGCTCGGTGTCTGCGGCGCGCGCTTCGACGGGGCCGAGGCACTGCGCCTCGGGCTGGTGCACCTCGTCGCCGAGGCCGAAGAGGACCTCGACGAACTCCTTCGCACCACGCTCTCGCAAATCCGCCGCTGCGCCCCCCACGCCAATGCGGTGACGAAAGAGCTCATGCTGGCATCCCTTCACACGGAGCTCGGGACGCTTCTCGACGACGCCGCGCGCAGGTTCTCCGAGGCCTCCCGCGGCCCCGAAGCCGCCGAGGGCGCGATGGCCTTCCTCGAGAAGCGAAAACCGAATTGGGCGTAG
- a CDS encoding acyl-CoA dehydrogenase family protein, whose amino-acid sequence MTDVFNTPERFALRQTVRKFVQKDVLPRLDAWEQAGELPRELHKRAGDLGLLGISFPEEAGGVGGNAIDGVVLTEELLYAGASGGLAASLFTAAIAVPHIIAAGNPEHIERWVRPTLAGDLIGALAVTEPGGGSDVAALRTTAKRDGDHYVVNGSKTFITNGARCDFVTTAVRTGDEGAHGLSLLVIEKGTPGFTVSRRLSKMGWLCSDTAELTFEDARVPVAHRVGEENTGFYQLSAGFVWERLALAVQAYGHAQRALDLSVDWCRNRVTFGRPLITRQTVQHTLAEMARKVDVARVYTRALALRIAHGEAGLLAEACFAKNTAVENGAWVVDQAVQLHGGMGYMRECEVERIYRDFRILGIGGGASEVLLGFAAKLKGYTP is encoded by the coding sequence ATGACTGACGTGTTCAACACCCCGGAACGGTTTGCGCTGCGCCAAACCGTCCGCAAATTCGTGCAGAAGGACGTCCTTCCGCGGTTGGATGCGTGGGAGCAAGCCGGTGAGCTCCCACGGGAGCTGCACAAGCGGGCCGGCGATTTGGGCCTGCTCGGTATCTCGTTTCCGGAGGAGGCGGGGGGCGTGGGCGGCAACGCCATCGACGGTGTGGTTCTCACCGAAGAGCTGCTCTACGCCGGTGCCTCGGGAGGGCTTGCGGCTTCGCTGTTCACCGCGGCCATTGCCGTGCCTCACATCATTGCCGCGGGCAACCCCGAGCACATCGAGCGCTGGGTTCGGCCCACCTTGGCCGGCGATCTCATAGGAGCTCTCGCCGTCACCGAGCCCGGGGGCGGCTCGGACGTGGCCGCGCTCCGCACCACCGCGAAACGCGATGGGGACCACTACGTCGTCAACGGATCCAAGACGTTCATCACCAACGGCGCACGGTGCGATTTCGTCACCACCGCCGTTCGGACCGGCGACGAGGGAGCACACGGCCTCTCGCTGCTCGTGATTGAAAAGGGCACGCCCGGCTTCACCGTGTCGCGCCGCCTGAGCAAGATGGGCTGGCTCTGCTCCGACACAGCCGAGTTGACCTTTGAGGATGCGCGCGTTCCCGTCGCCCATCGCGTTGGCGAGGAGAACACCGGTTTTTACCAGCTCTCGGCAGGCTTCGTCTGGGAGCGGCTCGCGCTGGCCGTGCAGGCCTATGGCCACGCCCAACGCGCGCTCGATCTCAGCGTGGACTGGTGCCGCAACCGCGTCACCTTCGGCCGCCCGCTGATCACGCGCCAGACGGTGCAGCATACGCTCGCCGAGATGGCGCGGAAGGTCGACGTCGCCCGCGTCTACACCCGCGCGCTCGCCCTGCGCATCGCCCACGGGGAGGCCGGTCTCCTTGCCGAAGCGTGCTTCGCGAAGAACACCGCCGTCGAAAACGGCGCGTGGGTCGTCGATCAGGCGGTCCAACTCCACGGTGGCATGGGCTACATGCGCGAGTGCGAGGTGGAGCGGATCTACCGAGATTTTCGCATCCTCGGCATCGGAGGGGGCGCGAGCGAAGTCCTCCTCGGCTTTGCGGCGAAGCTCAAAGGCTATACGCCGTAG
- a CDS encoding MarR family transcriptional regulator: MAYGRAYKPILEKLGLTYTQYIAIVSLWENDNQTVSELGEKLFLESNTLTPILKKLEGMGYLRRQRDPADERHVIVGLTDAGRRLREKGLTMNLVKASGLTPEEFRKMQKGVVTLRDNLIEHAKKNSG, encoded by the coding sequence TTGGCGTACGGCCGAGCCTACAAGCCCATTTTGGAGAAGCTCGGGCTTACCTACACGCAGTACATCGCCATCGTCTCGCTCTGGGAGAACGACAACCAGACGGTGAGCGAGCTCGGCGAGAAGCTGTTTCTCGAGTCCAATACCCTGACCCCCATCCTGAAGAAGCTCGAGGGCATGGGCTACCTTCGACGCCAGCGCGATCCCGCGGACGAGCGTCACGTCATCGTCGGTCTGACCGACGCCGGACGGCGCCTGCGCGAGAAAGGGCTGACCATGAACCTGGTCAAGGCTTCCGGTCTCACACCGGAGGAGTTTCGCAAAATGCAGAAGGGAGTCGTGACCCTTCGGGACAACCTGATCGAGCACGCGAAGAAGAACAGCGGCTAA
- a CDS encoding alpha/beta hydrolase gives MNRIRFTSDPRDEHIDHQRRRLLGGAALGLAAASFGLLYCVKAQASKYVPGTNTSFGPLKQINAGLLNVGYAEAGPPNGPPVLLLHGWPYDIHSFVDVAPILASAGYRVIVPHLRGHGTTRFLSNDTLRNGQQSVVALDIIALLDALKIRKAILAGYDWGARTADIIAALWPERCKALVSVNGYLINNLERNKQPLPPKVERGWWYQFYFATERGRAGYKANVREFNNLVWTLNSPKWNFDAATYDRSAASFDNPDHVDIVIHNYRWRLSMAPGEPQYDEMETRLAAAPTISVPTITLDGDSDGVVPATDGSGHAAKFKGKRTHRIVKGAGHNLPQEAPQAFADAVLEVDGY, from the coding sequence ATGAATCGCATCCGATTTACATCCGATCCCCGCGACGAACACATCGACCACCAGCGCCGCCGTCTTCTGGGCGGGGCTGCGTTGGGCCTTGCCGCGGCCTCGTTCGGGCTGCTGTACTGTGTGAAGGCACAGGCCAGCAAGTACGTGCCCGGCACGAACACATCGTTCGGGCCGCTCAAGCAGATCAATGCCGGACTGTTGAACGTCGGCTACGCCGAAGCTGGCCCGCCCAACGGACCGCCGGTCCTTCTGCTGCATGGGTGGCCGTACGACATTCATAGCTTCGTGGACGTTGCCCCCATCCTGGCGTCGGCCGGGTACCGGGTGATTGTCCCGCACCTGCGCGGGCATGGAACCACGCGGTTTCTTTCGAACGACACACTCCGCAATGGGCAGCAGTCGGTGGTGGCCTTGGACATCATCGCGTTGTTGGATGCGCTCAAGATCCGAAAGGCCATTTTGGCGGGGTACGATTGGGGCGCCCGAACGGCCGATATCATCGCAGCACTGTGGCCGGAGCGCTGCAAAGCCTTGGTGTCGGTGAATGGATATTTGATCAACAACCTCGAGCGAAACAAGCAGCCCCTCCCCCCCAAGGTGGAGCGCGGGTGGTGGTACCAATTCTACTTTGCCACCGAGCGCGGGCGGGCCGGTTACAAGGCCAATGTGCGCGAGTTCAACAACCTGGTGTGGACGCTCAACTCGCCCAAATGGAACTTCGACGCCGCGACGTACGACCGCTCGGCGGCGAGCTTCGACAATCCCGATCACGTGGACATCGTGATTCATAATTATCGTTGGCGTCTGAGCATGGCACCTGGCGAGCCACAATACGATGAAATGGAAACGCGCCTCGCCGCGGCCCCCACCATTTCGGTCCCCACGATCACGCTCGACGGTGATTCCGATGGTGTCGTGCCCGCCACCGATGGCAGCGGACACGCCGCGAAATTCAAGGGAAAGCGCACACACCGCATCGTGAAGGGCGCGGGACACAATCTGCCGCAAGAAGCACCGCAGGCCTTCGCCGACGCGGTTCTCGAAGTCGATGGTTACTGA
- a CDS encoding heme-binding domain-containing protein, producing the protein MNLLGQKKWIVPFGICALAFGGLQLFRPTLENPPVTGDLAAPEPVKAILQKACYDCHSNETQLKWFDHISPGIWLVASDVQHARAAMNFSNWDKLSKDQQKAKLFESLNQATFGTMPPAQYTALHPSAKLTQQDIAVLKEYLATQIPKTEPTPQRAVAADNQFAAWTHAAAVHDVQPSPNGIDYIPDYKNWEIISTSDRPDTGTMKIITGNDVAIKAVRDHQTNPWPDGSVLAKVQYEASADANGAVHNGVFKQVGFMIKDSKKYSKTQGWGYAKWNGTKLEQPYKDGSYQMECTSCHAPMHDNDFVFTNGIDFSAGPLGAPSRSDSVNRVASLPKTPLFDTHGWKIITSFTDRSQGTTYMLFGNDSAAQAARSGQTTYPQGAVLSLVTWKSQEDENWFGATVPGALQSVEQVTFSAAQPKYDRYEGPALNQAATDPAKAEQRVAYIVQQRASIMP; encoded by the coding sequence ATGAATCTTCTCGGCCAGAAAAAATGGATTGTCCCGTTCGGGATCTGCGCGCTCGCTTTCGGGGGACTCCAGCTCTTTCGCCCCACGTTGGAGAACCCGCCCGTCACCGGCGATCTGGCGGCGCCGGAGCCCGTGAAGGCGATCTTGCAAAAGGCCTGCTACGACTGCCACTCGAACGAGACCCAACTAAAGTGGTTCGACCATATATCGCCCGGCATCTGGCTGGTGGCCTCCGACGTGCAGCACGCGCGCGCGGCCATGAATTTCTCGAACTGGGACAAGCTTTCCAAGGACCAGCAGAAGGCGAAACTGTTCGAGTCATTGAACCAGGCCACCTTCGGCACGATGCCGCCGGCGCAGTACACGGCATTGCATCCGTCGGCCAAGCTGACGCAGCAGGATATCGCCGTGCTGAAGGAGTACCTGGCCACGCAAATTCCGAAGACGGAACCCACGCCGCAGAGGGCCGTCGCCGCGGACAATCAATTCGCCGCATGGACGCACGCCGCCGCCGTTCATGACGTGCAGCCTTCTCCCAATGGCATCGATTACATTCCGGATTACAAGAACTGGGAAATCATCAGCACCTCCGACCGGCCTGACACCGGTACCATGAAGATCATCACGGGCAACGATGTCGCCATCAAGGCGGTGCGCGACCACCAGACCAACCCGTGGCCGGATGGATCCGTCCTCGCCAAAGTGCAGTACGAGGCCTCGGCCGACGCGAACGGCGCCGTCCACAATGGCGTGTTCAAGCAAGTCGGGTTCATGATCAAGGACAGCAAGAAGTACTCGAAGACCCAAGGCTGGGGCTACGCCAAGTGGAACGGTACGAAGCTGGAGCAGCCGTACAAAGATGGCTCCTATCAAATGGAGTGCACCAGCTGCCACGCGCCCATGCACGACAATGACTTCGTCTTCACCAACGGCATCGATTTTTCAGCAGGCCCGCTGGGCGCGCCGTCGCGATCGGATTCGGTCAACAGGGTTGCGTCGCTTCCGAAAACGCCGCTCTTCGATACCCACGGCTGGAAGATCATTACGTCCTTCACCGATCGAAGCCAGGGCACCACGTACATGCTCTTTGGCAACGATTCGGCCGCCCAAGCGGCCCGTTCGGGGCAAACCACGTATCCGCAAGGCGCCGTTCTCTCGCTCGTAACGTGGAAAAGCCAAGAAGACGAGAACTGGTTCGGCGCCACCGTCCCAGGCGCGCTCCAATCCGTCGAACAAGTGACGTTTTCCGCCGCACAACCGAAATACGACCGCTACGAAGGTCCGGCCTTGAACCAAGCCGCCACGGATCCGGCCAAGGCGGAACAACGCGTCGCTTACATCGTCCAGCAGCGAGCATCGATCATGCCTTGA
- a CDS encoding M57 family metalloprotease — MTNRHLSQFGRTSLFALLLTGGTALAAGCSGTDSAGPSGETENVGSTAKTFEQFEASVYREADTGIYIVDGDIPITSRDALKEYFEKYVRDGALIVNRVNNADDRWNDTQKLDLTYCVSTGFGTNYNAVVAAMEDAASAWSSNTRVAFRHVAGQDGSCTATNDNVLFDVRPVSGQSYLARAFFPSYARANRNVLIDGTAFSSGTYTLTGILRHELGHTLGFRHEHTRPESKTCFEDNNWRPLTAYDAASVMHYPQCNGTNRGDLLLTPKDIEGAVALYGLPAGPRAKSLCRTAPTATSLRVRSDLAAPWNNAGTTSVAVYPSTGSSFNGWYQGLTAGGWSDTDKFAAGDFNKDGLADTATAWNDNGKVTIAVRLSTGRAFTMATWAQTQLPFFESSQLLPGDFNKDGFADLAIAWNDQGKTTVGVLLSNGSSFGAYQAWSTRQGGWSDTDRWTVGDFNNDGSTDLATVWNFNGENAIAIRRSTGSSFVLQDSAIHMGGWLESTKWLAGDFNGDSKTDLAAAWNDSKKAKVAVYLSTGSTFNGWNQWDTSGGGWSDDDNWVAGDFDGDGYSDLATAWKFNNDNVLTVRRSTGTAFKAGEAWLNPAGGWIPSTQWCAGKFAR; from the coding sequence ATGACCAATCGACATCTTTCTCAATTTGGGCGAACTTCACTCTTTGCATTGCTTCTCACTGGAGGCACGGCGTTGGCAGCCGGCTGCTCGGGGACGGACAGCGCGGGGCCATCGGGCGAAACGGAGAATGTGGGTAGCACGGCAAAGACCTTCGAGCAGTTCGAAGCCTCCGTGTACCGTGAAGCTGACACGGGCATTTACATCGTGGATGGAGATATCCCGATCACGTCACGCGACGCACTCAAGGAGTACTTCGAAAAGTACGTACGCGACGGCGCGCTGATCGTGAATCGCGTCAACAATGCCGACGACCGGTGGAACGATACCCAGAAGCTGGACTTGACCTATTGCGTTAGCACGGGCTTTGGAACGAACTACAACGCCGTCGTGGCCGCGATGGAGGACGCCGCCTCCGCTTGGTCGAGCAATACCCGGGTCGCCTTCCGGCACGTCGCCGGCCAAGACGGCTCGTGCACGGCGACCAACGACAATGTCCTTTTCGACGTGCGACCCGTGAGTGGGCAGTCCTACCTCGCGCGCGCCTTTTTTCCCAGCTACGCCCGCGCGAACCGCAATGTCTTGATCGACGGAACGGCGTTCTCGAGCGGGACCTACACGCTGACGGGTATTCTTCGGCACGAGCTGGGACATACCCTCGGGTTCCGGCACGAGCACACGAGACCCGAGTCGAAAACGTGCTTCGAAGACAACAACTGGCGACCACTCACCGCTTATGACGCGGCGTCCGTCATGCACTACCCCCAGTGCAACGGCACCAACCGAGGCGACCTCCTGCTAACCCCGAAGGACATCGAAGGCGCCGTTGCACTCTACGGGCTTCCCGCTGGACCGCGCGCCAAGAGCCTTTGCCGCACGGCGCCGACGGCAACCTCGCTCCGAGTGCGCAGCGATCTCGCAGCACCCTGGAACAATGCTGGCACGACCTCCGTCGCGGTCTACCCGTCGACGGGAAGCTCGTTCAATGGCTGGTACCAGGGACTCACGGCAGGCGGATGGTCCGACACGGACAAATTCGCTGCGGGTGACTTCAACAAAGATGGCCTCGCCGATACCGCCACGGCGTGGAACGACAACGGAAAGGTCACCATTGCGGTGCGCCTTTCCACCGGCAGGGCGTTTACCATGGCAACGTGGGCGCAAACGCAGCTGCCGTTCTTCGAGTCGAGTCAGCTATTGCCAGGTGACTTCAACAAGGACGGCTTCGCGGACCTCGCGATTGCGTGGAACGATCAAGGGAAAACGACCGTCGGGGTCCTCTTGTCGAATGGTTCCAGCTTTGGTGCCTACCAAGCATGGTCGACGCGACAGGGCGGGTGGAGTGACACCGATCGGTGGACCGTCGGCGATTTCAACAACGATGGCTCGACGGACCTTGCCACCGTTTGGAATTTCAACGGCGAGAACGCCATTGCCATTCGGCGCTCGACGGGCTCCTCGTTCGTGCTCCAGGACTCCGCGATCCATATGGGCGGCTGGCTGGAATCGACGAAATGGCTCGCGGGTGACTTCAACGGCGACAGCAAGACGGACCTGGCCGCAGCATGGAACGACTCCAAAAAGGCAAAGGTCGCGGTCTATCTCTCCACGGGGTCGACGTTCAATGGCTGGAACCAATGGGACACCTCGGGCGGCGGCTGGTCCGACGACGACAACTGGGTCGCCGGTGACTTCGATGGCGATGGTTACTCGGACCTCGCGACGGCATGGAAATTCAACAACGACAACGTTCTCACCGTGCGCAGGTCGACGGGAACGGCTTTCAAGGCGGGCGAGGCATGGCTGAATCCCGCCGGTGGCTGGATCCCTTCGACACAATGGTGCGCGGGCAAGTTCGCGCGCTAA
- a CDS encoding beta-propeller fold lactonase family protein, whose amino-acid sequence MKWVSIVFGCASILGANVLACALDEPTSSNAWSLSTGGRTLYVTNSGNLGGDARIARFTLGPSGRLAFETSIPFCEGGRGLVFTPDARFGYAACAGTETIDMYRVEPDGALVRMGDVPAPGIFGIAIAPDGRAVYAADFDKGNVHAFRVAKNGMLAALNSVNTHVRPPAKGVVVTPNGHFVYVSHGFADEPPNELVGFALAADGSILRRVAKVPNGQGGAQTVITPDGRFLYVVSQGSGGQTFGYRIGSDGSLTPVAGSPVSSGDFSEGAAIAPDGRRLYVAAVGRSPDAVGEITAWNIGDDGALLPIQRLTVQGDPVGIGFAPDGRHLYVSDFLHDEVTAFRVSAEGSLTAIQTVPSGGADPAFQSIAILPARMGITE is encoded by the coding sequence ATGAAATGGGTATCCATCGTCTTTGGGTGCGCCTCGATCCTCGGCGCCAACGTACTTGCATGCGCATTGGACGAGCCGACGAGCTCGAACGCATGGTCTCTTTCCACCGGCGGGCGCACGCTTTACGTGACCAACAGCGGCAACCTGGGAGGCGACGCGCGCATCGCGCGTTTTACCTTGGGACCCTCGGGCCGATTGGCCTTCGAGACGAGCATTCCTTTTTGCGAGGGGGGCCGCGGCCTGGTTTTCACGCCGGATGCTCGCTTTGGGTATGCCGCATGCGCCGGCACGGAGACCATCGACATGTACCGCGTCGAGCCCGACGGAGCGCTGGTCCGCATGGGGGATGTTCCGGCCCCCGGGATCTTTGGCATTGCCATCGCGCCCGATGGACGCGCGGTGTACGCGGCGGACTTCGACAAAGGCAATGTCCACGCATTTCGCGTGGCGAAGAACGGCATGCTCGCGGCATTGAACTCGGTGAACACGCACGTCCGGCCGCCCGCGAAGGGCGTGGTCGTCACCCCCAATGGCCATTTCGTCTACGTCAGCCATGGCTTTGCGGACGAACCGCCGAACGAATTGGTCGGCTTTGCGCTCGCCGCGGATGGCTCCATCCTGCGCAGGGTGGCGAAGGTTCCCAATGGCCAGGGCGGTGCGCAAACCGTGATTACGCCCGACGGCCGCTTTCTTTATGTCGTTTCGCAAGGCTCGGGGGGTCAGACCTTCGGCTACCGCATCGGCAGCGACGGGAGCCTCACACCGGTCGCCGGCAGCCCCGTGTCCTCGGGCGACTTCTCGGAAGGCGCGGCCATCGCGCCGGACGGACGCCGATTGTACGTCGCCGCCGTCGGACGCTCCCCCGACGCGGTGGGCGAGATCACCGCATGGAACATTGGCGACGACGGCGCACTCCTGCCGATCCAGCGCCTCACGGTGCAGGGCGATCCCGTCGGCATCGGCTTCGCGCCCGACGGGAGGCACCTTTACGTCAGCGACTTTCTGCACGATGAAGTCACCGCCTTCCGCGTATCGGCCGAGGGCAGCTTGACCGCCATCCAGACCGTGCCCTCCGGCGGGGCCGATCCGGCATTCCAGTCCATTGCCATCTTGCCCGCACGGATGGGCATTACCGAATAG
- a CDS encoding FHA domain-containing protein yields the protein MHLPPRIIELSIFRASGQAACTRQQPKFYLGKGERLGANDVAIPELSVDGYHAEIAWDGTDYVIRGLDSTDLLRVGGIPLTPGITRTLLPECIIQMGATRIVARQPSLSPIKSYLSRDELDIARAEIERERKDRTRWGYARVIPVEAPPDVVRRNQTFFSTIELKPRTPPKPYRVGRSRICEVHVVGDGVADEHVALSVEPDVVRVTNTHTALVHLGNRTLEPGAQAVWHGSDMLKIGPVVFGLYDPIEHALRLVGPPPSERGEDGRLLPAAQAEAPCRKPLASLASLLSGTVTIELPESEALVLFDWLLRFNNNAAHDNAKDLAGRRLLQELEGTLEPILLPKLIDPTYERLLEEARAKLRDPDTKFELAAHLGESNDDSSSG from the coding sequence ATGCATCTTCCTCCCCGGATCATCGAATTATCGATCTTTCGCGCGAGCGGACAGGCGGCGTGTACACGTCAGCAACCGAAGTTCTATCTGGGCAAAGGGGAGAGGCTCGGAGCGAACGACGTCGCCATTCCAGAGCTCTCCGTCGATGGATACCACGCGGAGATCGCGTGGGATGGCACCGACTACGTCATTCGCGGGCTCGATAGCACGGACCTGTTGCGGGTGGGCGGCATCCCGCTCACGCCAGGCATCACGCGGACGCTGCTTCCCGAGTGCATCATTCAGATGGGTGCCACGCGCATCGTCGCGCGCCAGCCAAGTCTGTCGCCCATCAAGAGCTACCTCTCGCGCGACGAGCTCGATATTGCGCGAGCGGAGATCGAGCGCGAGCGGAAGGATCGCACGCGCTGGGGCTACGCGCGGGTCATCCCCGTCGAAGCACCGCCGGACGTCGTGCGGCGAAATCAGACGTTTTTCAGCACGATCGAGCTCAAGCCCCGCACGCCGCCCAAACCGTATCGCGTGGGCAGGAGCCGCATCTGCGAGGTTCATGTCGTCGGCGACGGCGTGGCGGACGAGCATGTCGCGCTCTCCGTCGAGCCCGACGTCGTTCGCGTGACCAACACGCACACCGCGCTGGTTCATCTGGGCAATCGCACCTTGGAGCCCGGCGCGCAGGCGGTATGGCATGGCAGCGACATGCTGAAGATCGGCCCCGTCGTCTTCGGGCTGTACGATCCCATCGAGCATGCTCTGCGCCTGGTGGGTCCCCCACCCTCCGAGCGCGGTGAGGATGGCCGCCTTTTGCCCGCCGCGCAGGCCGAGGCGCCGTGCCGCAAACCCCTGGCGTCGCTGGCGTCTCTTTTGTCGGGCACCGTGACCATCGAGCTTCCGGAAAGCGAAGCGCTGGTGCTGTTCGATTGGCTTTTGCGATTCAACAACAACGCCGCCCACGACAATGCGAAAGACCTCGCGGGACGTCGTTTGCTGCAAGAGCTGGAGGGCACGCTCGAGCCCATCCTGCTTCCCAAGCTCATCGATCCGACCTATGAGCGCCTGCTCGAAGAAGCCCGTGCCAAGTTGCGTGATCCCGATACGAAATTCGAACTTGCCGCACACCTCGGCGAGTCGAATGACGATTCGTCGAGCGGCTGA
- a CDS encoding NAD(P)/FAD-dependent oxidoreductase: protein MTAARPPQFGRRQLMRGLGLSTGALALSAMFSACRGRVRSAHGPHVVVVGAGLAGLTAAYRLAERGRSVDVYDANHRTGGRVYTLRQHFATKVELGGEFIDANHFAIRKLVTELGLNLVDRNATATQLDDERYLFGGQRWTEASVQEMFSPIVQRIETDRIAHGAGSASYASVNPIHRELDHLSISEWCHRHGFDGPARKLLELSCLSEFGREPSEQSYLNLLYEMSDHQNEDEERFVLKEGSDAITTRLEERLPRKVHLEHRLQSVRLRADGRLDAIFDVNGRTTHVAADELVLAIPFTQLRKCELSGLPITLPQRRAIETAHYGTNSKVVVGMASRPWVADGASGSSLSDDVYHLSYDASQGFPTAGAAMVSFTGGNLGLAVGERDVRARAEHFVAQLDRAFPGARAAYDGNAVRMVWGTARHFEGSYMCYAPGDWTAFAGAERLQAGNVHFAGEHTGSAQGFMEGAVDSGERAAAEILRATA from the coding sequence TTGACGGCGGCGCGCCCGCCGCAGTTCGGCCGGCGCCAATTGATGCGCGGGCTCGGCCTCTCCACGGGCGCGTTGGCGCTTTCTGCCATGTTCTCCGCGTGCCGCGGACGCGTGCGCTCTGCGCACGGGCCGCACGTCGTGGTCGTCGGAGCGGGCCTGGCCGGCCTCACCGCCGCGTACCGCCTCGCCGAGCGCGGCCGATCCGTGGACGTCTACGACGCCAACCACCGCACCGGCGGGCGCGTCTACACCTTACGCCAACACTTTGCCACCAAAGTCGAATTGGGCGGCGAGTTCATCGACGCGAATCATTTCGCCATTCGCAAACTCGTCACCGAACTCGGATTGAACCTCGTCGACCGAAACGCCACCGCCACCCAACTCGACGACGAACGCTATCTCTTCGGCGGCCAACGATGGACCGAAGCCAGCGTTCAAGAGATGTTCAGCCCCATCGTCCAACGAATCGAAACGGACCGCATCGCCCACGGTGCGGGCTCCGCGTCGTATGCTTCCGTCAATCCCATACATCGCGAGCTCGATCACCTGAGCATCTCCGAGTGGTGCCACCGCCACGGCTTCGATGGCCCGGCGCGCAAGCTACTCGAGCTTTCGTGCCTCTCCGAATTCGGCCGCGAGCCCTCGGAGCAGAGTTATCTCAATTTGCTTTACGAAATGTCCGACCATCAAAACGAAGACGAGGAGCGATTCGTCCTCAAGGAAGGCAGCGACGCCATCACCACGCGCCTCGAAGAGCGCCTTCCGCGCAAGGTCCACCTCGAGCATCGATTGCAAAGCGTGCGACTGCGCGCCGACGGCCGCCTCGATGCCATTTTCGACGTGAACGGGCGGACCACCCACGTGGCCGCCGACGAGTTGGTGCTTGCCATTCCCTTCACGCAACTTCGCAAGTGCGAGCTCTCCGGCCTGCCCATCACCCTCCCGCAGCGTCGGGCCATCGAGACGGCGCACTATGGCACCAACAGCAAAGTCGTCGTGGGCATGGCCTCGCGTCCCTGGGTGGCCGATGGCGCCAGCGGCAGCTCGCTCTCCGACGACGTCTACCATCTCAGCTACGACGCCTCGCAGGGCTTCCCCACCGCGGGCGCTGCCATGGTCTCGTTCACGGGCGGCAACCTCGGACTGGCCGTCGGCGAACGCGATGTTCGCGCCCGGGCCGAACACTTCGTGGCGCAACTCGACCGCGCCTTTCCCGGCGCACGCGCGGCCTACGACGGCAACGCGGTACGCATGGTGTGGGGCACGGCACGCCACTTCGAGGGAAGCTACATGTGCTACGCCCCCGGCGATTGGACCGCCTTCGCCGGTGCGGAACGGCTCCAGGCCGGCAATGTGCACTTCGCCGGAGAGCACACCGGAAGCGCGCAAGGCTTCATGGAGGGGGCCGTCGACTCCGGAGAGCGCGCCGCCGCCGAGATTCTCCGCGCAACCGCTTGA